The genomic window TTGTGCCGGTTCACCCGCAAAATCTGGTCGGCGCGCGCCTCGCCCTGCTTTGCCTGAAGCGCCGCCACGTAGGCCAGGCTCACCGGATCGGTGGGTGGCACGAAGATGCCTTCCATGAAGCCGTGGCCGTGGTCGTAGCCCTTGAGTTCGAGCTTTTCCCAGAACTCCAGCGGCTCTCCGTTGCCGTCGACGATCACGACCTCGAAGGGCTTGGGCGTGCCGGCCGGCATCGACTCGAATTCTTCCTTGGCCGCGCGCCACGACGATTCATGCGTGGCCACCGCATGAATGGTGTCGTGCAGGTTCTCGAAGAAGATCTTCCAATTGTTGCGCTGTATCACGCGCTGCACGCCGCCGGCCACTTCCACTTCGCCGTCCGGCGCGCGGTCGCAGAAGTTGTCGAGCGAGGTGGCCACGCCGCCCAGAAACTCGACGAGCTCGGGGCCCTCTTCAGCCAGGCTCGCGAACACGAAGCCGCGGTGGCTGGCCACGCGCGCCACCTTTCGCACCGAGTGCTGTTGCGCCTTCAGGTCGAGCGCGGTGTCTTCGTAGCCGCTGCGCAGCGGCACCGAGAGCAGGCTGCCGTCGCACTTGAAGGTCCAGCCGTGATAAAGGCAGCGCAAGAACTTGCCGGCACTGCCGCTGCCGTCCGGAACGATCTTGGCGCCCTTGTGCGGGCAGCGGTTGTAGAGCACGTTCACCTTGCCGTCGGTGTGGCGCACCATCACCACGGGTTCGCGGCCGAGCCGCGTGGTGAAGTAGTCGCCGACGTTCGGCACCTGGCTCTCGTGGCCAACGTAGATCCAGGCCTGGCCGAAGATGCGGTCCATCTCGAGCTCGAAGATCGCGGGGTCTGTGTACACGCGCTTGTGCACGCGGTCAGGCTGCACGAGTGCCTGCAGGTCGATGGTCATGGGAATGGGTCTCCTGAAATGTGGTGGTCAGATGTCGAGCACCAGGTGCGGCGTCTTCGCGCGGGACACGCAGGTGCAGATGGTCCGGCCCTCGGCTTTTTCCCGGGCGCTCAGGTTGTGGTCGCGGTGGTCGGGAACGCCCTCTTCCACTGCAACGGCGCACACGCCGCAATCGCCCTGGCGGCAGTCGTACAAAGGGTCCAGCCCCGCAGAGATCAGCACGTCGAGCAGGCTCTGGTGGGCGGACACGGTCAGCGTCTTGCCCGAGCGCAGCGTGCACACTTCGAAAGGCGCGTCGCCCTCTTGCTCCAGCGCACCGGCAAAGAGTTCGCAGTGCACTTGGTCGCCGGGCCAGCCAAGGTCTCGGGCCAGGTTGACCGCGGCCTGCACCATGCCCTTGGGTCCGCACACATGAAGGTGGCGCCCCGGCTGCGGAGCCGAAAGCGCAGCGCGCAGGTCGAGGACGCGGGCCGGATCGCCGCCGTCATGAACGACGGTGGCGCCCAGCGCGCGCGCTTCGTCCAGATACGCGGTGTGCACCGCGCTGCGGCTGGCATAGAAGAAATCGAATGCGCGTCCTTCGGCCGCCAGCGCCCGGGCCATGCACAGCAGCGGCGTGATGCCGATGCCGCCGGCAATCAGGAGCGGCGGCACGCTGCCTGTATGCAGCGCGAAATCGTTGCGCGGCGGCTGCGCCGTCAGCACGGCGCCCGGCTTCAATCCATGCATCCATGCAGAGCCACCCGAGCCTTGCGGCTCATGCAGCACCGCAACTTCGTAGCAGCAGCCCTCCGCGTGCGGCGCCACCAGCGAGTAGGCGCGCTGGCCGACGCGGCCGTTGGGCTGGACGACTTGCAGGCCCAGATGAGCGCCGGGCGTGTACGGCGGCAAGGCACCGCCGTGCGCGCTCCGCAGCACGAAGGCCTTGATTGCGGGCGTGAGCGGCCTCACCGCTTCCACCACCAGTTCGAGCATCTCCGAGTCGCCCGCCATCATCCGAGTGGCAGGGCCGGATCGGCGATGGTCAGGCTGGTCGACTTTTGCCAGCGCGGCATCAGCGTGTTCGAAGGCAGATGCTCGTCCACCAGCTTGCGCGCCGTCTCCACGCCGGCTACCGGCAGGCCCTTTGCATCGAGCAGGCCAATTTGCACCAGCACGCTGGCCTGGTCCCAATAGATGTGCTCGTGATAGAGCTTGTCGCCGCGAAACTTGACGATGGCCACGAGCGGGATTTCAACCGCCTTGCCGGTAGGCGCAATGCCCGGCAGCATCCAGTCGATTTCCACCGTGTGGGTGAAGCAGAAGAGCATCTCGTCGACGATCTGCGTGGCGCCCACGGTGCGCGAGATGGGGGTAAGCCGCGTATCCGGCGGCGTGGTGGGAATGAAGTGGTGCTTGTAGAAGCGCGAGAGCTCCTTGGCCCCTACCCCGCCTGTCATGGTGGGAATGTGGTTCACATAAGGCTCGCTCACCATCGTGCCCATGGTGGCGACCACGTCGCGCGTCGCGAATTCGTATTCGCAGTGTTTGTCCCAGAGCGCAGACAGGTCGTAGACGGGGCCGATGGCGTCCTTGAACAGCGCCATGGAGCGCTGGTGGGCCATGAGCGTGGAGGGCTTGTCGAAATGATCGCCACCGGTGCGCGCGAATGCGTGGTCCACGCCGGGGTACACATACATCTGCGCGCCGGGCTTGCCTGCAAAGGCCTCGAGCACCTGGTTGCGCGCTTCGGCCGGGCAGAACTTGTCGAGCTCCGCGAAGTGCAGCGCAATCGGGCATTCGATTTTCGGCAGCACCTCCAGGTCGGCCTCGATGCCGACGCCGTAGTAGCCCACCGCCGCATCCACGCCCGAATGCGCAGCCGCAAGATACGCGAGCTTTCCGCCGAGGCAAAAGCCCAGGGCGCCCACCTTGCCGGTGCATGCCGGGTGCGCGCGCAGCGCCTTCACGCTGGCCGTGATGTCCGAGACACCGGCCGCCACATCGAACTTCTGGAAGAAGCCGAAGGCGCGCTGCCAGTCTTCGGGCGAATAGCCCAGCTCGACATTCGGCTCCATGCGCCAGAACAGGTCGGGCGCAAGCACCACGTAGCCCTCTTCGGCATAGAGGTCGGCCACTTCGCGCACGTAGTCGTTGATGCCGAAGATCTCCTGGCACAGCACGATGCCGGGGCCTTGCCCCGAGGGCGGCAATGCAAGGTAGCCGCGAAAGGCCTGGCCGTCGGCGGCTGCGATGTCGATGTATTGGCTCATGGGACGAGTCTCCGAAGTGGTGGGGTTCGGCGGACGATTCTGTGGAGCGCCCCGCGTGCTGTCTGTCCACTTCTTGCAGGCGCAGGCCGCGCGAAAAGTGGATAGCCCGCCGTTCGCGCGCCGTGGAGACTCGGCCCCCGCGCATACATACCTTTGTTGCAACCCACGCCATCCGAATCACCCCTGAGGAGATCCTTCATGTCGCAGGCAAGAATCACAACCGCCGTTGCTTTGCTGGCGCTCGCCGTCACGGGCGCATTCGCATCGCAAGCACGGGCCCAGGCGCAAACCGTCAAGGTCGGCCTGGCGATGGACCTCTCCGGCCCGTTTGCGGTGGGCGGCGCCGAGGCCAAGGCCGGCTTCGCGGTGGCAATGAAGCAATTGGGCGGCAAGCTCGGCGGCGTCCCGGTGGAGTTTGTCGAGGCGGACACGGGCGGCAGCCCCGACCTGGCCCGGCAGGTGGTCGAGCGCATGCTGCTGCGCGACAAGATCGACCTGTTCACCGGCCCCATCGGCTCGACGGTCGCACTCGCCGTGGGCGCGCCGCTCTTCGCGGCCAAGGTGCCCTATCTCTCGAGCAACACCGGCCCGAGCGACTACTCGGGGGCCAGGTGCAATCCGTATTTCTTCGGCGCGTCCTACCAGAACGACGCATACCACGAAGCGGCGGGCAAATTCGCTTCGGACAAGGGTTTCAAGAAGGTCGCGCTCATTGCGCCGAGCTACCCCGGCGGCAAGGATGCGATCACCGGCTTCAAGCGCAACTTCAAGGGCGCGGTGAGCGATGAGCTCTACACGAAGCTGGGCCAGCTCGACTACTCCGCCGAAATCGCGCAGATCCGCGCGGCCAGGCCCGATGCGCTCTACTTCTTTCTGCCGGGCGCCATGGGCGTGAGCTTCATCAAGCAGTTTGTCGGCGCGGGCCTGTCGAAAGAGGTGGCGCTGATCTCGACCGCCTTCTCGGCCGACGAAGACATGATTCCCGCCGTCGGCGAGCCGATGCTCGGGCTCTTCAACACCGCGCATTGGTCATACGACCTCGACAACCCGGCCAACAAGCGCTTCGTGGCGGATTTCCGGGAGCAGAACAACGGCCGCAACCCGTCGTTCTATGCGGGCCAGGCGTATGACGTGCTCATGGCCATGGACGCGGCGGTGCGGGACGTGGGCGGCAAGGTGGCCGACCGGCCGGCGCTGCTCAAGGCAATCAAGGCCGCCAGGTACAAGTCGGTGCGGGGCGACTTCAGCTACGGTGCCAACAACTTTCCCATTCAGAACTACTACCTGCGCGTGATCGGCAAGGACGCGAGCGGGCGCATTGCCAACAAGGTGATCGGCACGGTGCTGCAGAACTATCAGGACAGCTCGTCCGCCAAGTGCGCCATGAAGCCGGCCTGACGAAGCCGACGGTTCTAGTGCCGCGCCGGCTCTCGCGAAGTTTCGCGCGGAAGCCGACCAAAGCGCTCGCGGTAGCAGGCGGCGAAACGGCTCAGGTGCGAGAAGCCGCAGCTGAAGGCGACCTCGGTCACGCTGGCGCCGTCGTGCCGCGCCAGTTGGGCATGCGCAGCATCGAGCCGCATGTTGCGCAGCACTTCCATGGGTGAAAGATCGCGGTAGCGCCTAAATAGCAAACCGAGCGCGCGCCGCGACACGCCGGCGGCCTCCGCCA from Variovorax paradoxus includes these protein-coding regions:
- a CDS encoding aromatic ring-hydroxylating dioxygenase subunit alpha, whose protein sequence is MTIDLQALVQPDRVHKRVYTDPAIFELEMDRIFGQAWIYVGHESQVPNVGDYFTTRLGREPVVMVRHTDGKVNVLYNRCPHKGAKIVPDGSGSAGKFLRCLYHGWTFKCDGSLLSVPLRSGYEDTALDLKAQQHSVRKVARVASHRGFVFASLAEEGPELVEFLGGVATSLDNFCDRAPDGEVEVAGGVQRVIQRNNWKIFFENLHDTIHAVATHESSWRAAKEEFESMPAGTPKPFEVVIVDGNGEPLEFWEKLELKGYDHGHGFMEGIFVPPTDPVSLAYVAALQAKQGEARADQILRVNRHNTIVYPSCSPHTSFQQIRVIRPLSVDRTLVEIFSFRLKGAPEATFQRTLKYTNIVNSPSSNVMPDDLEAYNRVQEGLASDGGDWVSMHRGMGREQPLPGGRSSNGNSEMPARNMFGAWASYMGVRTGGAE
- a CDS encoding PDR/VanB family oxidoreductase, which translates into the protein MMAGDSEMLELVVEAVRPLTPAIKAFVLRSAHGGALPPYTPGAHLGLQVVQPNGRVGQRAYSLVAPHAEGCCYEVAVLHEPQGSGGSAWMHGLKPGAVLTAQPPRNDFALHTGSVPPLLIAGGIGITPLLCMARALAAEGRAFDFFYASRSAVHTAYLDEARALGATVVHDGGDPARVLDLRAALSAPQPGRHLHVCGPKGMVQAAVNLARDLGWPGDQVHCELFAGALEQEGDAPFEVCTLRSGKTLTVSAHQSLLDVLISAGLDPLYDCRQGDCGVCAVAVEEGVPDHRDHNLSAREKAEGRTICTCVSRAKTPHLVLDI
- a CDS encoding dienelactone hydrolase family protein is translated as MSQYIDIAAADGQAFRGYLALPPSGQGPGIVLCQEIFGINDYVREVADLYAEEGYVVLAPDLFWRMEPNVELGYSPEDWQRAFGFFQKFDVAAGVSDITASVKALRAHPACTGKVGALGFCLGGKLAYLAAAHSGVDAAVGYYGVGIEADLEVLPKIECPIALHFAELDKFCPAEARNQVLEAFAGKPGAQMYVYPGVDHAFARTGGDHFDKPSTLMAHQRSMALFKDAIGPVYDLSALWDKHCEYEFATRDVVATMGTMVSEPYVNHIPTMTGGVGAKELSRFYKHHFIPTTPPDTRLTPISRTVGATQIVDEMLFCFTHTVEIDWMLPGIAPTGKAVEIPLVAIVKFRGDKLYHEHIYWDQASVLVQIGLLDAKGLPVAGVETARKLVDEHLPSNTLMPRWQKSTSLTIADPALPLG
- a CDS encoding ABC transporter substrate-binding protein — its product is MSQARITTAVALLALAVTGAFASQARAQAQTVKVGLAMDLSGPFAVGGAEAKAGFAVAMKQLGGKLGGVPVEFVEADTGGSPDLARQVVERMLLRDKIDLFTGPIGSTVALAVGAPLFAAKVPYLSSNTGPSDYSGARCNPYFFGASYQNDAYHEAAGKFASDKGFKKVALIAPSYPGGKDAITGFKRNFKGAVSDELYTKLGQLDYSAEIAQIRAARPDALYFFLPGAMGVSFIKQFVGAGLSKEVALISTAFSADEDMIPAVGEPMLGLFNTAHWSYDLDNPANKRFVADFREQNNGRNPSFYAGQAYDVLMAMDAAVRDVGGKVADRPALLKAIKAARYKSVRGDFSYGANNFPIQNYYLRVIGKDASGRIANKVIGTVLQNYQDSSSAKCAMKPA